From Streptomyces sp. NBC_00690, a single genomic window includes:
- a CDS encoding endonuclease/exonuclease/phosphatase family protein: protein MATVLPNSRTEPDGSAVVRVLSYNVRSLRDDEDALARVIRACAPDLVLIQEAPRFFRWRKHAARLAAKTDLFVLSGGATAAGPLLLCSLRVTVERTQDVLLPLVQGQHRRGFATAVVTIGGARFGALSCHLSLSDAERPTQAGLLIDQITAMDVPYAVVAGDLNETPAGRSFQRIAQQMQDCWATAPWGGENTFDPDRPRRRIDAVFASHGIEVLGCGVPFDHPGVSPADLRAASDHLPVLAALRIPAVLPAFAGS, encoded by the coding sequence ATGGCCACGGTCCTGCCCAACTCCCGTACCGAACCCGATGGTTCCGCCGTTGTTCGTGTCCTCAGCTACAACGTTCGCTCGCTGCGCGACGACGAGGACGCCCTCGCCCGAGTCATTCGGGCCTGCGCGCCCGACCTCGTCCTCATCCAGGAGGCGCCCCGCTTCTTCCGCTGGCGCAAGCACGCCGCACGGCTCGCCGCCAAGACCGATCTCTTCGTCCTCAGCGGCGGGGCCACCGCTGCCGGCCCCCTGCTCCTGTGCTCACTGCGGGTGACCGTCGAGCGGACTCAGGACGTCCTGCTGCCGCTCGTCCAAGGTCAGCACCGCCGCGGCTTCGCCACCGCCGTGGTCACGATCGGCGGTGCCAGATTCGGTGCGCTCAGCTGTCATTTGAGCCTGTCGGATGCCGAGCGCCCTACGCAGGCAGGGTTGCTCATCGACCAGATCACCGCGATGGACGTGCCGTACGCCGTCGTCGCGGGAGACCTCAACGAGACCCCTGCCGGACGCAGCTTCCAACGAATCGCACAGCAGATGCAGGACTGCTGGGCCACTGCGCCGTGGGGCGGGGAGAACACCTTCGACCCCGACCGGCCGCGACGCAGGATCGATGCCGTGTTCGCGAGCCACGGCATCGAGGTGCTCGGCTGCGGGGTGCCGTTCGACCATCCCGGTGTGAGCCCGGCTGATCTGCGCGCGGCCAGCGATCATCTCCCCGTACTGGCCGCGCTCAGGATTCCTGCCGTACTCCCCGCCTTCGCGGGTTCCTAA
- a CDS encoding phage holin family protein — MSGMTWCGGLWGPVPATVAQPRQPVGTDARRRQPPRLPRFRQAGRNRGLQGVAAVVAALGLQIALTVALVAIGQVLPWSASTLIVVGVLVAGAAALAAPGRRTPRPAVPSIA, encoded by the coding sequence ATGAGCGGTATGACCTGGTGCGGCGGGCTGTGGGGACCGGTGCCCGCCACCGTCGCGCAGCCGCGGCAGCCGGTCGGTACCGATGCGCGGCGAAGGCAGCCGCCACGGTTGCCACGGTTTCGGCAAGCAGGCCGGAACCGCGGACTCCAGGGCGTCGCCGCCGTGGTGGCGGCACTCGGCCTCCAAATCGCGTTGACCGTGGCGCTGGTCGCCATCGGGCAGGTTCTGCCCTGGTCGGCGTCCACGCTCATCGTTGTCGGGGTCCTGGTAGCCGGCGCCGCGGCACTGGCGGCACCGGGCCGCAGAACCCCGCGTCCTGCGGTGCCGTCGATCGCATAG
- a CDS encoding DUF3618 domain-containing protein, whose product MNGIPHPRRNVLDTEELRSRAQDTREQLGQTIEALAAKAEVGEMGEQVRAKASAAKTQLADAATAVGDKLREVTPPPVQETTALVAETARRKRVPLLAVGIATVALVVLARRRGR is encoded by the coding sequence ATGAACGGCATCCCCCACCCCCGACGCAACGTCCTCGACACCGAGGAGCTGCGCTCCCGTGCACAGGACACCCGCGAACAACTGGGACAGACCATCGAGGCACTCGCCGCGAAAGCCGAGGTGGGCGAGATGGGCGAGCAGGTCCGTGCGAAGGCATCCGCGGCCAAGACCCAGCTGGCGGATGCGGCAACGGCCGTGGGCGACAAACTGCGCGAAGTCACCCCGCCGCCCGTGCAGGAGACGACGGCCCTGGTCGCCGAGACCGCACGGAGGAAGCGCGTGCCGCTGCTGGCAGTGGGCATAGCGACCGTGGCGCTGGTGGTGCTGGCCCGACGGAGGGGCCGGTGA
- a CDS encoding DUF4235 domain-containing protein, which translates to MKASKVLYKPVGAGVGALGGLLASAAFGQIWKRLGHNDKAPGPTDEGRGWGEVLMAAALQGAVFAVVKAAVDRGGATAARRLTGTWPG; encoded by the coding sequence GTGAAGGCGTCGAAAGTGCTCTACAAGCCGGTCGGTGCCGGGGTCGGAGCGCTCGGCGGGCTGCTCGCCAGCGCGGCCTTCGGTCAGATCTGGAAGCGCCTCGGCCATAACGACAAGGCGCCCGGGCCCACGGACGAGGGCCGTGGCTGGGGCGAGGTATTGATGGCTGCGGCGCTCCAAGGGGCGGTCTTCGCCGTGGTGAAGGCGGCCGTGGACCGCGGCGGGGCCACGGCGGCCCGACGGCTGACGGGAACCTGGCCGGGGTAG
- a CDS encoding ROK family glucokinase, translating to MGLTIGVDIGGTKIAAGVVDEAGTILKTHKVPTPPTPSGIVDAICTAVAAAGEGYEVAAVGIGAAGYVDDKRATVLFAPNIDWRHEPLKDKVEQRVGLPVVVENDANAAAWGEYRFGAGQGHDDVICITLGTGLGGGIIIGNKLRRGRYGVAAEFGHIRVVPDGLLCGCGSQGCWEQYASGRALVRYARQRANATPENAKILLGLGDGTVDGIEGKHVSAAAREGDPVAVDSFRELARWAGAGLADLASLFDPSAFIVGGGVSDEGELILEPIRKSFRRWLIGAQWRPHAQVLAAQLGNKAGLVGAADLARQG from the coding sequence ATGGGACTCACCATCGGCGTCGACATCGGCGGCACCAAGATCGCTGCGGGCGTTGTCGACGAGGCGGGCACGATCCTCAAGACACACAAGGTGCCCACACCACCGACCCCCAGCGGCATCGTGGATGCCATCTGCACCGCCGTAGCTGCGGCGGGCGAGGGGTACGAAGTCGCAGCGGTCGGCATCGGCGCCGCGGGTTATGTGGACGACAAGCGGGCCACCGTACTGTTCGCGCCCAACATCGACTGGCGTCACGAACCACTCAAGGACAAGGTCGAGCAGCGCGTGGGGCTGCCGGTCGTCGTCGAGAACGACGCCAACGCCGCGGCCTGGGGCGAGTACCGCTTCGGGGCCGGGCAGGGACACGATGACGTCATCTGCATCACGCTCGGCACGGGCCTCGGCGGCGGCATCATCATCGGCAACAAGCTGCGCCGGGGACGTTACGGGGTGGCCGCCGAGTTCGGTCACATCCGTGTGGTCCCGGACGGTCTGCTCTGCGGCTGTGGCAGCCAGGGCTGCTGGGAGCAGTACGCGTCCGGCCGTGCTCTCGTCCGCTACGCGCGCCAGCGTGCCAACGCCACCCCCGAGAACGCGAAGATCCTCCTGGGCCTCGGCGACGGCACGGTCGACGGCATCGAAGGCAAGCACGTCAGCGCCGCCGCCCGCGAGGGCGACCCGGTGGCGGTCGACTCCTTCCGGGAACTCGCCCGCTGGGCCGGGGCTGGACTGGCGGACCTCGCCTCGCTGTTCGACCCGTCGGCCTTCATCGTTGGTGGCGGAGTGTCGGACGAGGGGGAGTTGATCCTCGAACCGATCCGCAAGTCCTTCCGCCGCTGGTTGATCGGTGCCCAGTGGCGACCCCACGCCCAGGTCCTCGCCGCCCAACTGGGCAACAAGGCAGGCTTGGTGGGCGCGGCGGACCTGGCACGCCAGGGCTAG